Proteins encoded within one genomic window of Oryza brachyantha chromosome 7, ObraRS2, whole genome shotgun sequence:
- the LOC102699604 gene encoding uncharacterized protein LOC102699604, producing the protein MAARSAAGRLLVILLAVLLLAACCDAARFARSYRSATMVEAPARPGAAGSSEDDARTTDEIVEEMFGRMTLQTTDYPGSGPNDRHTPKAPGT; encoded by the exons ATGGCAGCGAGATCGGCAGCCGGGCGCTTGCTGGTGATCCtgctcgccgtcctcctcctcgccgcctgcTGCGATGCGGCTCGTTTCGCAA GGAGTTACAGGTCGGCGACGATGGTGGAGGCTCCGGCGCGTCCGGGTGCTGCTGGTTCATCAGAG GATGACGCGAGGACAACCGATGAGATCGTGGAGGAGATGTTCGGAAGGATGACTCTGCAGACAACAGATTACCCTGGTTCGGGCCCAAACGATCGCCACACTCCCAAGGCACCCGGTACATGA
- the LOC102699328 gene encoding probable calcium-binding protein CML46: protein MASSSRPLLRRVLSFREPLLLIPYLIGFVAAAASGFFHSYSSFLHSFARSVVPAAAACAVVKCAYSSSSAAESCGEAGVAAAAAQEEEEGEEALRPLSREEVEEIMERIGLGVAGHGEGLRPRIGHDEVSRLFDADEPSFAEVRRAFAVFDGNSDGFIDASDLQLALARLGFREDAAACRAMIAASCGSIDGRMNLFQFVKFLETGLC, encoded by the coding sequence ATGGCGTCGTCATCAAGGCCGTTGCTCAGAAGGGTGCTGTCGTTCAGGGAGCCGCTGCTGCTCATCCCGTACCTGATcggcttcgtcgccgccgcggcgtcggggTTCTTCCACAGCTACTCCTCGTTCCTCCACTCGTTCGCCAGGTCGGtcgtcccggcggcggcggcctgcgcGGTGGTCAAGTGCGCgtactcgtcgtcgtcggcggcggagtcgtGCGGCGAGGCtggtgtcgccgccgccgccgcccaggaggaggaggagggggaggaggctcTGCGGCCTCTGAGTAGGGAGGAAGTGGAGGAGATCATGGAGCGGATCGGCCTGGGTGTGGCCGGCCACGGCGAGGGCCTCAGGCCGCGCATCGGCCACGACGAGGTGTCGAGGCTGTtcgacgccgacgagccgAGCTTCGCCGAGGTGCGGCGCGCCTTCGCCGTGTTCGACGGCAACTCCGACGGCTTCATTGACGCGTCCGACCTGCAGCTCGCCCTGGCGAGGCTAGGGTTCCgggaggacgccgccgcctgccgcgccATGATCGCCGCCAGCTGCGGCAGCATCGACGGCCGGATGAACCTCTTCCAGTTCGTCAAGTTCCTCGAGACCGGCCTCTGCTGA
- the LOC102699609 gene encoding 29 kDa ribonucleoprotein A, chloroplastic-like, translating to MAATLFSTSLSRTFLPVPSGPKTKAAAAAASASFHLGVAVAPLRAALAAPRSRLAPVAVAVSEEVEAEESQGGEESEGEFAEDLKVFVGNLPFSVDSAQLAGLFEQAGSVEMVEVVYDRQTGRSRGFGFVTMSSSEEAGAAVEQFNGYTFQGRPLRVNSGPPPARDEFSPRPPRGGGNNFDSSNKVYVGNLSWGVDNSTLENLFSEQGNVLDAKVIYDRESGRSRGFGFVTYGSAEEVTNAISNLDGVDLDGRQIRVTVAESKPRRQF from the exons ATGGCGGCCACCCTCTTCTCCACCTCGCTCTCCCGCACCTTCCTCCCCGTCCCCTCCGGCCCCAagacgaaggcggcggcggcggcggcctccgcgTCGTTCCACCttggggtggcggtggcgccgctgCGCGCCGCGCTGGCGGCGCCGCGGAGCCGGCTCGCCCCCGTGGCCGTCGCCGTGTCGGaggaggtcgaggcggaggagtCGCAGGGCGGGGAGGAGTCGGAGGGGGAGTTCGCTGAGGACCTCAAGGTGTTCGTCGGGAACCTGCCGTTCAGTGTCGACAGCGCGCAGCTCGCTGGGCTCTTCGAGCAGGCCGGCTCCGTTGAGATGGTCGAG GTTGTATACGACAGACAGACTGGAAGAAGCCGTGGATTTGGATTTGTCACAATGTCTTCGAGTGAAGAAGCCGGTGCAGCTGTCGAGCAATTCAATGGATAT ACATTCCAAGGAAGGCCTCTGAGGGTAAACTCAGGGCCACCTCCGGCCCGGGATGAATTCTCGCCCAGACCACCTAGAGGTGGCGGGAACAACTTCGATTCATCCAACAAGGTCTATGTAGGGAACCTTTCTTGGGGCGTCGACAACTCAACGCTCGAGAACTTGTTCAGTGAGCAAGGAAATGTGCTTGATGCCAAGGTCATCTATGACAGGGAGAGTGGCAGGTCAAGGGGTTTCGGTTTCGTTACCTATGGCTCTGCTGAAGAAGTCACCAATGCCATATCAAATCTTGACGGCGTT GATCTGGACGGCAGGCAGATCCGAGTTACAGTTGCAGAATCAAAGCCAAGGCGTCAATTTTGA
- the LOC102699884 gene encoding xylanase inhibitor protein 1-like encodes SFATTTSTKLASAPRSKGAKRSSMALTRCSLVTVAALLVQLFFFLAGPAAAAGQVTVFWGRNKDEGSLREACDTGLYTMVVMSFLNVYGHGDYRLDLSGHPVSDIGGDVKHCQRKGVLVSLAIGGPGGAYSLPTNQSALGLFDHLWNTYLGGGGGGSRRSSVARPFGDAVLDGVDFILEHATPAERYDVLAAGLAKRSSVSGGRPLHLTATTRCAFPDRGAGRALATGAFERVHVRFYGDGGGNCTLYWEDAWDRWTAAYPRSRVYFGLPAAPPEQGGRSGYIYPKTLYYSYVPALQKAANYGGFVLWDRYSDKQSGYSSYVHSWA; translated from the coding sequence TCGTTCGCCACCACCACGAGTACAAAGCTAGCTAGTGCTCCACGTTCCAAAGGAGCCAAGAGATCATCAATGGCGCTCACGCGCTGTAGCTTGGTCACCGTAGCCGCGCTTCTTGTCcagctcttcttcttcctcgccggcccggccgcggcggcggggcaggtGACGGTGTTCTGGGGCCGGAACAAGGACGAGGGGTCTCTCCGTGAGGCGTGCGACACCGGCCTCTACACCATGGTCGTCATGTCCTTCCTCAACGTCTACGGCCACGGCGACTACCGCCTCGACCTCTCCGGCCATCCGGTGAGCGACATCGGCGGCGACGTCAAGCACTGCCAGCGCAAGGGCGTCCTCGTCTCCCTCGCCATCGGCGGGCCCGGCGGCGCCTACTCGCTCCCGACCAACCAGTCAGCGCTCGGCCTCTTCGACCACCTCTGGAACACCtatctcggcggcggcggcggcggctcccgcAGGAGCAGTGTGGCGCGGCCGTTCGGCGACGCGGTGCTCGACGGCGTCGACTTCATCCTGGAGCACGCCACGCCGGCGGAGCGCTACGACGTGCTCGCCGCGGGGCTCGCGAAGCGCAGCAGCGTCAGCGGCGGGCGGCCGCTGCAcctgacggcgacgacgcggtgcGCGTTCCCGgaccgcggcgccggccgggcgCTGGCGACGGGCGCCTTCGAGCGCGTCCACGTGCGGTtctacggcgacggcggcggcaactgCACCCTGTACTGGGAGGACGCCTGGGACAGGTGGACGGCGGCGTACCCGCGCAGCCGGGTCTACTTCGGcctgccggcggcgccgccggagcagGGCGGCCGGAGCGGGTACATCTACCCCAAGACGCTCTACTACAGCTACGTCCCGGCGTTGCAGAAGGCGGCCAACTACGGCGGCTTCGTGCTCTGGGATCGCTACAGCGACAAGCAGAGCGGCTACAGTAGCTACGTCCACTCCTGGGCTTGA
- the LOC107304639 gene encoding uncharacterized protein LOC107304639 translates to MADGRPKRKEPEPEAASTEGPSDWIHTAASAFWLVQEMNEQAKLDEERLREDRENAAWVMATLPEFRKKFNLPVRTPEEEAEYTAAALANLDRLRDDDGFDDYLDLLVRPEDRALSKRRAVDDGALRRYH, encoded by the coding sequence ATGGCGGACGGGAGACCGAAGCGgaaggagccggagccggaggcggcgtcgacggAGGGGCCGTCGGACTGGATCCATACCGCGGCCAGCGCTTTCTGGCTGGTCCAGGAGATGAACGAGCAGGCGAAGTTGGACGAGGAGAGGCTGCGCGAGGACAGGGAAAACGCCGCGTGGGTCATGGCGACCCTCCCCGAGTTCAGGAAGAAGTTCAACCTCCCGGTGCGtacgccggaggaggaggcggagtaCACTGCTGCCGCGCTCGCCAACCTCGACCGCctccgcgacgacgacggcttcGATGACTACCTCGACCTCCTCGTCAGGCCGGAGGACCGCGCCCTGAGCAagcgccgcgccgtcgacgaTGGCGCTCTCCGTCGCTACCACTAG
- the LOC121055030 gene encoding uncharacterized protein LOC121055030 has protein sequence FCFNVHIAKACALFKAEDKKHRKFTLMHCWNILKDKPKWMEKGKEVGCAKKQNNKKQKTVPNSYIELDPPAAPPVGGSDSQLSGRPEVKKKEKQKLRQRSTVEAVDYLMAKKKEADHDKELKKEERCNKAFALQEERIKLEKEKFEFQRQQEEDRILGLDLSTMNYKQQQYYEGR, from the coding sequence ttttgtttcaatgTGCATATTGCAAAAGCATGTGCATTGTTCAAGGCTGAAGACAAGAAGCATAGGAAGTTTACCTTGATGCATTGCTGGAATATCCTGAAGGATAAGCCCAAGTGGATGGAAAAAGGCAAGGAAGTTGGATGtgccaaaaaacaaaacaataagaaACAAAAGACAGTGCCAAATTCATATATTGAATTAGATCCCCCTGCCGCCCCTCCTGTTGGTGGTTCTGATTCTCAACTATCAGGAAGACCTGAAGTAAAGAAGAAGGAGAAACAGAAGCTACGGCAACGTTCCACTGTCGAAGCTGTTGACTATCTAATggcaaagaagaaagaagctGACCATGACAAAGAgttgaagaaagaagagaggtgCAACAAAGCCTTTGCTCTGCAGGAAGAAAGGATCAAATTGGAGAAAGAAAAGTTTGAGTTCCAAAGACAGCAGGAAGAGGATAGAATTCTTGGTTTGGATCTGAGCACAATGAACTACAAACAACAACAATATTATGAAGGGCGTTAG
- the LOC102700728 gene encoding uncharacterized protein LOC102700728, whose protein sequence is MAIPAEVRRYWLPILLSAAGFLFQLLVLPHSFPPTHYDALGIERFAPVERVVEAYELLSKEWLAETNQQTTADIIKIRYAYELLTNPILKRDYDLFGLDHHKNVLEKVKEQYQKEHFLKIDLPLLKDSSVYSTDYAVNVLTYESFMHTIAQEHPLLIMVYSKGSPRCAQFIEYWKQIGNRLDGVANTAMVELGDVQLTGHFAEQRFSKQPFFRNGLPTLVAYPSNCRSPSCYMRYPGELLVDSVVDWVATSVIGLPRILYYSKETLGPQFIGKSSHHKVKVIFFSSTGERAAPFLRQAAQEYSTYASFAFVLWKEDESQIWWNSLGVESAPSLVFLKGPGAKPVVFHGTFTKSEFTKIIEEHKHQELRQLRSDTSLELGCDARGYSRAGNDTAIWYCVIVAGRPGVELSKRKQILRKAQDQLFSDVDASTSGSMDSSVVASSAAAALKDDRLTFVWLDGEVQKKLCAFYLATDYSGACGPGGFGDDSDKSELFIVRFQRNATYEALKAEKTNNLMEALQGQHIPDASQLVARYKGPDEIEEINKWISQIIKDGDTREIPYFTSKVPDLVPEETNKEWLKSTKSIRSAGSSVKHRIQNSGFHFKDYLTDPRIGPALLMSACISMGVIWFKSNQPTQTTPGGEAPPKDKTKRRRLRPKLSTSLFGEPTESTDPEPKDARQWEMTDSDSD, encoded by the exons ATGGCGATTCCGGCGGAGGTGCGCCGCTACTGGCTGCCCAtcctcctctccgccgccggatTCCTCTTCCAGCTCCTCGTCCTGCCCCACTCCTTCCCGCCCACCCACTACGACG CGCTCGGGATCGAGAGGTTCGCGCCGGTGGAGAGGGTGGTGGAGGCCTACGAGCTGCTCTCCAAGGAGTG GCTCGCTGAAACAAATCAACAAACAACTGCTGATATTATTAAG ATCCGTTATGCATATGAGCTGTTGACAAATCCAATTTTGAAAAGGGATTATGATCTTTTTGGTCTGGACCATCATAAG AATGTCCTCGAGAAAGTCAAAGAACAGTATCAAAAAGAGCACTTTCTGAAAATAGATCTCCCCTTGTTAAAAGATTCTTCAGTTT ACTCAACTGATTACGCCGTCAATGTACTGACCTACGAGTCATTCATGCATACTATTGCTCAAGAACACCCATTGCTCATAATG GTGTATTCAAAGGGTAGTCCTCGCTGTGCTCAATTTATTGAATACTGGAAACAAATTG GCAATCGACTGGATGGTGTAGCAAACACTGCTATGGTAGAACTTGGTGATGTGCAACTAACTGGTCATTTTGCAGAACAAAGGTTCTCTAAACAACCATTTTTCCGTAATG GTCTACCCACTCTTGTTGCATATCCTTCAAACTGCAGAAGTCCATCCTGTTACATGAG GTACCCAGGTGAGCTTCTTGTGGATTCGGTTGTTGACTGGGTGGCAACGTCAGTTATTGGTTTACCTCGTATCTTGTACTATTCCAAGGAGACATTG GGCCCCCAGTTCATCGGGAAGAGCAGTCATCATAAG GTCAAGGTTATCTTTTTTTCAAGTACTGGGGAACGTGCTGCTCCATTCCTTCGCCAAGCTGCCCAAGAGTATTCgacctatgcatcatttgcaTTTGTCTTATGGAAAGAAGATGAATCCCAGATTTGGTGGAATTC GTTAGGAGTGGAATCAGCTCCATCACTTGTTTTCTTGAAGGGACCAGGTGCCAAGCCTGTTGTATTCCATG GAACTTTTACCAAGTCAGAGTTCACAAAAATAATAGAGGAGCATAAGCACCAAG AACTCCGACAGCTAAGAAGCGATACATCTTTGGAACTTGGTTGTGATGCCAGAGGTTATTCACGTGCTGGAAATGACACGGCGATTTGGTATTGTGTAATTGTTGCTGGTCGTCCTGGTGTAGAGCTAAGTAAAAGGAAACAG ATTTTGCGGAAGGCCCAAGACCAATTATTTAGTGATGTTGACGCAAGTACTTCTGGGAGTATGGATAGTTCAGTTGTGGCATCAAGTGCTGCAGCTGCCTTAAAAGATGACAGGCTAACctttgtttggttagatggagAAGTCCAGAAG AAACTTTGTGCCTTCTACCTTGCAACTGATTACAGTGGAGCCTGTGGTCCTGGAGGTTTTGGAGATGACAGTGATAAATCTGAACTGTTTATTGTACGTTTTCAAAGAAATGCAACATATGAGGCGTTGAAAGCTGAGAAAACGAATAATCTTATGGAGGCTCTCCAAGGACAGCATATTCCTGATGCCTCCCAGCTAGTGGCAAGGTATAAAGGTCCGGACGAAATAGAGGAG ATAAACAAATGGATTTCCCAGATCATCAAAGATGGAGATACTAGGGAAATACCTTACTTT ACTTCAAAGGTACCAGATCTTGTGCCTGAGGAAACAAATAAGGAATGGCTAAAAAGTACCAAAAGTATCCGCTCAGCAGGGAGCAGCGTAAAACACAGGATTCAGAATAGTGGATTTCATTTCAAAGATTACCTGACTGACCCAAGGATCGGTCCAGCTTTGCTTATGTCTGCATGCATTTCAATGGGAGTAATATGGTTCAAGAGCAACCAACCAACTCAGACCACTCCAGGG GGTGAAGCTCCTCCTAAAGACAAGACTAAGAGGCGTCGTCTTCGTCCGAAGCTGAGCACGTCACTGTTTGGCGAGCCCACGGAGTCTACCGATCCTGAACCCAAAGACGCTCGTCAGTGGGAGATGACCGACTCTGATTCGGACTAG